The genomic interval GATCGAAGCTATCATTCGTGGCCAATACCTGCAACTCTGTCAGAAACTAGAAGTTTCATGGCCTTGCTTCTTTTTACCGGCGCTTTGTACCACAATTTAGCACCCTTATGTCTCCTTTGACGGATTGTATTCGGCGAGAAGGCTCCTTCATGTGGATCCTCTGGAAGTGACGAATACCTTCAACATCATCAAGCAGAAAATTATCTTTTCCCTTATCTTAGCTTTACCAGACTTCTCACATGTCTTTGAGTTGCATTGTGATTGCCTCGAAATTCTGGCATTGGTGCAGTTTTAAGTCAACGAAATCGCCATGTTGCGTTCTTTAGCGAAAAATTGATGGGAGCTCATGCTAGATGCAATACTTATGATGTCGATTTCTATGCATTCGTCCAAGCTGTCAAACACTGGCGTCATTATCTTTTTCATAAAGAATCCGTGTTGTTTACAGATCATGATGCACTTAAACATCTTAGCAGTCATGATAAAGTCTCAGCACAACATGCCTCGTGGGTGGCGTACTTACAACAATTCACATTTGTGACAAACATACTTCTGGCGTTTCAAACCATGTTACAGATGCTTTGAGTCGTCGCCGTGCCCTCCCTTCGGTGTTAAATGTCTCTGTTCCTGGTTTTGGAACTTTCGCCGAGTTATACCCATCTGATCCTTTCTTTAGCAGTGTGTTTACGGATGTTCAAGTTGGGTCCTCGCGTGATTATACTTTCCACGACAGcttcttgttttattttgttttagatCTCCAGACTATCTCTAGTTTGAGTGATAGAATAATAGTTTATTGTTGAAAAACTAAATGCATAAATCAAAAATCTGAGATTTTACTATTTAGATCTAGATTTGGACGCCTCTAATATGCAGATCTGAAGTATAATAAACAGACTAGAaacaatatatgtttttaaggACTTTCCTTTCAGGAAGACTGCCCTTGGTCGcatattattttaacaaatattcaaattttcaCCATGATAGGCCATGTTCATTGCATGGTTCTTATGATCGGGTTTTTAGCATAATATAAAAACCGTCTGTTAACTCTAATTAAGAAAAGTGAAGAACCGTCTcttataaatatcaatatttataagCATTACCGACCTTCATGATGTCGTGTTACTTGCTTCCACAAGGCATTACCGATAAACTAAAGAGCACAACGTCGAACTTTTGGTGGAGCTCTAAACAAACAGCAGAGGCTTACATTGGATCGCATGAGACGAGATCTGTACCCCCAAAGATTTGGGGGGGCTAGGTTTTCGTGATCTCCATGACTTCAACATAGCGCTTCTTGCTAAACAATTGTGGAGACTTATTCAGTATCCCAACTCTTTACTAGCTCGTGTTCTACGAGGAAGATACTATAATGGTACTTCTCCCTTGGAAGATCGGCGTATTTACTCACCATCATATGGATGGCGTAGTATTATGGCTGCTAAACCTCTTCTCATGTCGGGATTACGGAAAACAATTGGAATGGGTCAAGGTACAAGGGTTTGGAGTGAGTCTTGGGTTCCGGATTCAGTGGCCCGGCCACCTAGACCTGCCGATCACATTGTATACAGACTGCCCCAACTTTTTGTTCAGTCCTTTATTAGGAATGATACCAAGGAGTGGGATATTCAGTTGTTACATCAATTTTTCCACCCAGACGATATCCCCTTGATACTTGGGCTAAAAATTTCTCGCTCTAGCACCCCGGATGGATATGTTTGGAATCACACAAAGTCTGGAGTTTATTCCGTTAAAACCGGATATGATCTCTTACGATCGACCAAGTTGAGTCTTACGCAGGAAGTGGTTCTAAAACCAAGTATCACGAGCCTGCAGAGCAGGTGGTGGAAGATTAAGGCCCCAAGTAAGATGAAGCACTTTTTGTGGCAGGCTATCTCGGGTTGTGTGGCGACGGCAGAGAGGCTCACGTATAGACACCTGGGCACCGATAGGAGTTGTCCTAGATGTGTTGGCCCAGTGGAGTCAATTAATCATCTCCTTTTTGAATGCCCTCCAGCCCTACAGGTGTGGGCTCTATCGGACTATCCGTCCCTTTCGGGTTACTTCCCGAGTTCATCAATCTACCAAAACATGTATCTCCTGTTTTGGAAGAGCAAAGAGGTGGCTCCTTTGAAACCACAATTCGATACATTTCCATGGATCTGTTGGTTTATTTGGAAGACGAGGAATGACAAACTCTTCAATGGAAAAGACATATCTCCCATGGACACTCTTCAACATGCGTCCCTCGAGGCGGAATGTTGGAGGAAGGCCAATGAAAAAAAGGAGGAAATCGAGGAGACCGTCGATCTTCCTACTACAGAGGTTGAGACAATGCCCCCTTGGATCCCTCGAATCCCTACTTGTCAAATTGATGCATCATGGATCAATAATGGCAACGTTAGCGGCCTAGGGTGGAGTCTCAAGGATCAAGTGAGCATTGAATACTTTGGATTACGGGCGTGCTATAGGAGCCTCTTAGCTCTACATGCTGAGATGGAGGGTTTACTTTGGGCGACGTCATGTATGAGAGATAGAGGGATAACCTCGATTCGGTTCGAGACTGACTGCTCGGACCTAGTGGACATAACCACAAACCCGATGGATTGGCCATCATTTAAGATAGAGGTTGAGATGCTTCAGAAGCTACATGAAGATTTTGAGGATGTGAGTCTTTCTCATATTCCTCGGAACCGAAATGGCCGCGCGGATGCATTAGCAAAAGAAGCGAGGAACAGAGGCTTTATATTctcccatatagatcagacccgGACAAATGAAGAGACTCCTCAGAGAATCGGCTCGTCTGTTCTCCACTTGATCTAGTTTAGATGGGTagtggacaaaaaaaaaaaaatcaataaacatgcgtttttttaaaagaaaaagtcgAGAAAAGTGGATATCCAGAACTAAACCGGGTCGGGGCAGATCTAGGTGCTCGAGTCCCTGGATACAGATCTAAAGCACGCTCCGTATAGAAGAAACTCGGCGGAAGCGCGTCACGGATCACGCGCAATCAGATGTAACCTGcctatctttctttctttctttctttttttctcaccCAAAATCAAAAGATTGAGATTAATAGTGAAAATCGATCTTTACTCGTCCGCGAAGCGAAGTAACGCAACCACAGCTTGCTTGATCCATACTTCAAATCTCCTTCTCAACAACTAACTCTCTGCGCCGCCCCCCATTGTATGTAGTGTAGTGTAGTGTAGTTTATCTTCCCCCTCCCCCTTCTCTCTACAATGCTAGAATGCCTCAATATAGGCAATCCGGAACCGATAGATTCAGCGTTCGCGGAGGAGCGTCTGATCACGTAGCGATCGGGATCCGAAACGGTGTCGGAGGAGGAGCGACTCAGCATCACGGGAAGACTAACCGTTGGAGGCGATCCGTTCGACCTGAGAGGATTCGTCGCCTTGGAATCGGCACTGCTGTCTTCGTTCTCTGCCTTGTGCTCGTCGTCACTGTGCTAGCCTACTATTACATCTCTGGTTTCGCTAATAATGACTACGATGATAATAAAGGTTCGTTCGTTTTGCTTTGCTTAGCTCTTTTCAGATTGTTTCTTATAAGTTGCATTTTTCGTAGGATTGGATTCTTTCGAGGGTGATTTCCTGACGAATGTGACGAGAATCGAGCCTGGGAAGGTGCTTGAGTTTGGTCACGGTTCAGTGGTTCATGGACGAGACTCGAGGTATTGGGATAAGGATGATAGACGAAGGGATGATGACTACAATGAAGATGAAGTGGAGGAGCATAATAAACCTAAGGTTCCTGTCAAGGGTTTAGATTCGAAAGGGATGATTGGTTTCTACAATGAGGCTGGAAGGAACGAGTTAGACAAGTATGAAGCAGAGTACCAAGCTTCCCTTGTCAAAGGTGTTGTTGGTGGAGGAGATCACGAGGCTGTTGCTGTTGATATGGACCCTGATGCTGATGATGCGATTGATTCTCATGATAGTCAAGGGGATGAATACGTTGATTCTGGCCATGACGATGATGATAATGACAATGAAAAGCCCCACAAGGAGAAATCTACCGAGGGAGATACTTCAAAGAGAGAGTCTTCTCTTGTTGGGAAGGGTGGTAGTAAGTCCGGGAAAACATCACGATCTGATACAAAACGAAGAGGTCGTGGTCGCAGATCTTCAGGTGATATAACTTGTAAATAGTTAGATAGGTTGAGGACCAGTCTCTCTTAATCATTGTTTTTTCAAACTTTCACGTGCAGCTTGTGAGATGAAGCTATTGAATTCTAGTCAACCAATTGTGGAGCCCTTGAATACTCGGAAATCTGCTAGATTCTCCTTACAGTACGTAGAGAATGAAGATAAACCTGATGGAGACGAACAGTGGGTGCCTAGGTTTGCTGGTCACCAGAGTTTACAGGAGCGTGAAGATTCCTTCTTGGCTCAAGACAAGAAAATTCATTGTGGGTTTGTCAAAGCTCCCAAAGGATCTCCAACCACTGGGTTTGATCTGACGGAAGATGATACTAATTATATCAGTAGATGCCACATCGCTGTCATCTCATGCATATTTGGCAATTCTGATCGCTTGAGGCCTCCTGCCAATAAAATGGTATGATTTTCAATGTATATTTATGCTGACTAGTGAGTTTTAGTGGCACATACATAGTAACTACCAGAAACTTGCGAGCCGTGGTATCTTAGAGTTAGAGTGACACGTGTTGATCATGGGTGCACTTTAACCAATTCCTGTAGACTAGTGGCTGAAAGTAGGATCAAAATAGCGGTTTTTAAGCTAGGTGCACAAATGGTGAGTCATGAATGCTTGAATAGCTGGCATCTGAAAGTTGGTTTTGGGTGTTTTCATCAGCCTTGGAGAGCTATCTGGTAAGAACCCTGCTCATGGTCTTATTAGAGTTTACCGGGACCTGAGAGTAGGTCGTCTTTCGTA from Raphanus sativus cultivar WK10039 unplaced genomic scaffold, ASM80110v3 Scaffold1290, whole genome shotgun sequence carries:
- the LOC130504003 gene encoding uncharacterized protein LOC130504003 yields the protein MPQYRQSGTDRFSVRGGASDHVAIGIRNGVGGGATQHHGKTNRWRRSVRPERIRRLGIGTAVFVLCLVLVVTVLAYYYISGFANNDYDDNKGLDSFEGDFLTNVTRIEPGKVLEFGHGSVVHGRDSRYWDKDDRRRDDDYNEDEVEEHNKPKVPVKGLDSKGMIGFYNEAGRNELDKYEAEYQASLVKGVVGGGDHEAVAVDMDPDADDAIDSHDSQGDEYVDSGHDDDDNDNEKPHKEKSTEGDTSKRESSLVGKGGSKSGKTSRSDTKRRGRGRRSSACEMKLLNSSQPIVEPLNTRKSARFSLQYVENEDKPDGDEQWVPRFAGHQSLQEREDSFLAQDKKIHCGFVKAPKGSPTTGFDLTEDDTNYISRCHIAVISCIFGNSDRLRPPANKMISRLSRKNVCFIVFVDEITMQTLSAEGHAPDRAGFIGLWKLVVVKMIDSRCIIHSYS